A stretch of DNA from Bacteroides sp.:
AGCGTCGCTGTCCTGCGAGCGGCTGATCTGCTGGGCCGAAATACCGCTGACTACAAGGTTACTTGTCCTGATGGAGGTAATGAGCGACATTTCGGTGTGCGTAACCCTGCGGGCTGTTACCTGCACCCCTTCAATGTTCATTTCCCTTTCGACAAGTACCACATTCAGACGGGCATTTTTAGTGGCTTCCACCAACACGCCTTCAATGATGACCGGCTCGTAGGAGATAAAGGAAACCTGTATGTTATAGGTTCCAGGACTGAGGTTCTCGATGCGGAAATTGCCGTTGAGATCTGTCGCCGCCCCAATAATGGTTCCTTCAATGATTACATTGGCCCCGATAATGGTTTCTCCGGTTTTCTGATCCACAACTTTGCCGCTGATGCTTCCCCGGGTGGGGTCTGCAGATTCGGGTTCAGAAGAATGGGTTGAAGCATGGCCAAACAAGGCCGAAAATAAAATTATTGATAAAAGTAACGTCCTGATCCTTAGCATTTTTGTTTAATTGGTGTTATTTGTACAAAGCTAAGGACCATAGGTTACCAGATTGTTAAATCGCGGTTAACCTTTTGTTAGGGAATCATTAATCTTATGTTAGGTTTTTCTTAAGTGGGTTGTTTTCCAGCCACCGTTGCAGTACGATCAAAGCCCAGACTCGCTGGTACAGGTATGTTTTTCCCTGCACATAAAATTCGTGAAGCAGTTTTTTCACCTCTTCGGGATTCAGGATTCCGGTCTTTTTAATGGCCTCCTCCGAAAGATGCTCATCGGCCAGGAATTTCAGGTCGTTTTGGAGCCATTTCAGCAAGGGGATGGCAAAGCCCCATTTGGGCCTTTCAAACAGTTCTGAGGGAACATATTTCTTGAGCAGTTGCCGCATCAGCCATTTAGTCTGCCCGTTTTTTACCTTTAGCTTGTAGTCGAGGTTCAGGGCAAATTCCACGATGCGGTAATCCAGCAGGGGTACCCTGGCCTCGAGGGCGTGGGCCATAGTGGCACGATCTACCTTGACCAGGAGGTCGTCGGGGAGGTAGTAATGCAGATCGAACAGGGCCTGTTGTTCAGCAGGCCGCAGGCTGCGCAGCAGGCTGGGAAAGGTTTCCTGCATGGCCGGAAGGTCATCCACCTCAAGCAGCAGGTCTTCCACTTCATTGCCCGAGAAGAAGTACTGTTCCTGGCTGAAGATATGACTCTTAAAGTGCTCCATGTCGGGATAGCGGAACAGCATGGCGGCGCGTTTGCTCCGCAGGTTGCCTTTCTCAAGCAGCCCGGCTGCCGCGTTGCGCAAAAAGAGTGGATAGTTGCTCCCCAGTCTTTCGGCCCATTTGTAAGCGCCGTAACCCATGAAAAGCTCATCGCCGCCATCCCCCGTCAGGATCATGGTGACCTGCTTTCGTGCCATATGGGCCACCAGCAGGGTGGGGATACCTGATGAATCGGCAAAGGGCTCGTCGTAGGTGTCGAAAAAGGTAGGCAGCCATTCAAGGGCTTCCTGCTCGGTCACGATAAACTCATTGTGGCGGGTGCCCAGGTGGGCTGCCATGGTCCGGGCAAAGTCGGCCTCGTTGTATTTAGTCTCAGGAAAACCAATGGTAAAGGTGCTCAGGGGTTCCTGATTTTCCTGCTGAGCAATGGCGGTTACCAGGCTTGAGTCGATACCACCGCTGAGGAAAGCGCCGTAGGGGACGTCGGAAATTAAGCGATACCGAACCGAACTTTTGAGTAAATCTTCAAAACGTTCCAGGGCTTCGCCTTCATCAAAGATCACTGAGGATTCAATCTTTGCCGAAGGCTGCCACCACGGTGTGATGCTTATACCATCCTTGTCAACGGTGGCCAGATTTCCTGCAGGGAATTTTTTAACCTCATTAAAAATACTTATGGGCGAGGGGATATAACCCAGGTGCAGGAACAGGGCCACAGCCTGCCGGTTCAGGCTCAACTTTTCCTTGATGTCCGAAACGGCCATCAGTCCCCTTAGCTCGGAGGCAAAGGCAAAATGTTCGCCATCGTAATAATAATAAAGAGGCTTAATGCCCATGCGGTCGCGGAAGAGGAATAGCTTGTGCGCCTGCCGGTCATAAATGGCAATGGCAAACATCCCGTTAAGACGCGAGGTAAAGGCTTTTCCCCACAAAGCGAATGCTTGAATGATCACCTCAGAGTCGGAACTCGTTTTTAGGACAAAATCGGGTTGTTCTTTAACGATTTCTTCCAGGATCTCGCGGAAATTATAGATCTCACCATTGTATACCATCACATAGCGGCCGCAATGCGAATACATGGGCTGATTGGCAGCCTTCGAAAGATCAATGATGCTAAGCCTACGGTGCCCTAATCCAACAGAGTCTTCCAGAAACGAGCCTTCTGCATCTGGCCCCCGGTGGGCTACCGACCCGATCATTCGCCGCAAGTCTCCCTCTGACAGCCAACTCTTCCGTGAAAAGAATCCTACAATTCCGCACATATCCCTTTTTCTTCAAAAGTAACAAAATCCCGCTTGCCATTGCTTCGGGGAAATTGAATCCTTTCCTCTTTTTTAAATTTCTCCTTATTTTTTTTCCTTTTCAATAGGTTGATTATATTTGAACCGGTCAAACCTGGTTTCTCCCATGCGTTTTTTTGCGGGAATATGCATTGACTCTGTCCAAATTGTTTTGTATTTTTATTAGATGATACGTATTCAGCCTGAAATGAACAAAACCAACCCACAAGAACAGAACAGTTTTCTGGAAAAGGCCTGGCAAAAGTTCTTCAAAAAAGATTTTGAAGGCTCTGGTGAGATGTTTTCAGATTTGCTTGATAAAGAACCCGAGAATATCGAAGCGCTCTATGGAAGGGCATGCTGCCTTTTCCGGTCAGATGATTTCGAGGCCTCACTAAAAGATTTGGCCTCCATGAACAAACTCGACAGCAAGGATCACCGGGCTTATCATGTCAGGGGTTTACTGCGCGGCGCCGAGGAAAAGTATAAGGATGCCGTAAAAGACCTGGAGAAGGCCATCAGCTTGACAGAAGAAAATCTGGAAGCCTGGTTGGATTTGGGCGGGGTTTACCTGTTGATGAAAGATTACGATGAAGCCCTGAGGGCCTTTGAGAAGGCTATTGATATTGATAAATCATGTCCTGAAGGTTGGACTGGGAAAGGCATGGTGGCCTTGATGCGAAAAGAGTATAAGAAAGCCATCGAGTTCCTGAGTACAGCCATTAAACTCGACCCCAAAAACCTGAATGCCATTTTGGCGCGCGCTGACGCCTACCTCGAATCCAACAAGCGCGAAGAAGGTCTGCGCGATGTAAAGAAAGCTTCCTCCATTAAGTCTGAAATATTTAAGCCATCCCCCGAAGATGGGGACGAGATGGAAGATGACGACAAGGACGACTACGATCGCGACGAAGACGACGATATTGACGAGGATGCTGAGTTGGAAGATGTGAAACTCGACGATTGACCCGCGTTAGCTTTTCATTTATTGCTGCCGTTTTCATGATTTTTTTATATTTTAGGGCCCGATTTTTAACCCTAAAAAACTACAACCATGAAATTTCGGGCAAGTATAATCTTGTTTTTTGCTTTGTCATTCGTTTTCCTTGCTTCTGCACAGGAGAAAAAACGGCTTTCTCACGATGATTATGCCATTTGGAATACCATTTCGGGCCAGCAGCTCTCGCCCGACGGACAATGGCTGGTCTATGAGGTGAACCCCCAGGACGGTGATGGTACACTGGTGATCTACCACTTTGGAAGTGGAGAAGAAGTTCGTGTGCCCCGCGGCTACCGGGCTTCCGTCTCTCCAGCAAATGGCTATGTCGCTTTTTATATCAAGCCTCAGCAAGCCGTGGTGCGGCAGGCCAAGGTTGATAAAAAGAAAAAAGAGGAAATGCCCTCCGATTCCCTGGGTATCTTCAGGTTCTCCGATCGCTCCCTTGAGAAGTTTGCCGGCCCGGTGACTTTCGCACTGCCCGAAGAACCATCTGACTGGATGGTATATCATATTGACAATACCGCCGGTGAAAACAACCGGAGAAGGAGCACTGAACCTGAGCCTGAGGACCAGGATCCTCCGGCAGACTCACTGGAAGTAAAGGAACCCCCCAAGACCAAGAACCTCTTTGTATTCAATCCGCTTGACGGGACCCTTCATCAAATCAATGACATCGGCGAATACCTGATCTCCCCCCAGGGGAATCTTGTAGCAGGGGTTGCTGAGATCAACCAGGGTGATACCTTGAAGCAAAAGAAGGTGGTCGTATTCGAAACCCAGTCTCAGCTTGAGAACGTTATA
This window harbors:
- the asnB gene encoding asparagine synthase (glutamine-hydrolyzing); its protein translation is MCGIVGFFSRKSWLSEGDLRRMIGSVAHRGPDAEGSFLEDSVGLGHRRLSIIDLSKAANQPMYSHCGRYVMVYNGEIYNFREILEEIVKEQPDFVLKTSSDSEVIIQAFALWGKAFTSRLNGMFAIAIYDRQAHKLFLFRDRMGIKPLYYYYDGEHFAFASELRGLMAVSDIKEKLSLNRQAVALFLHLGYIPSPISIFNEVKKFPAGNLATVDKDGISITPWWQPSAKIESSVIFDEGEALERFEDLLKSSVRYRLISDVPYGAFLSGGIDSSLVTAIAQQENQEPLSTFTIGFPETKYNEADFARTMAAHLGTRHNEFIVTEQEALEWLPTFFDTYDEPFADSSGIPTLLVAHMARKQVTMILTGDGGDELFMGYGAYKWAERLGSNYPLFLRNAAAGLLEKGNLRSKRAAMLFRYPDMEHFKSHIFSQEQYFFSGNEVEDLLLEVDDLPAMQETFPSLLRSLRPAEQQALFDLHYYLPDDLLVKVDRATMAHALEARVPLLDYRIVEFALNLDYKLKVKNGQTKWLMRQLLKKYVPSELFERPKWGFAIPLLKWLQNDLKFLADEHLSEEAIKKTGILNPEEVKKLLHEFYVQGKTYLYQRVWALIVLQRWLENNPLKKNLT
- a CDS encoding tetratricopeptide repeat protein, which produces MNKTNPQEQNSFLEKAWQKFFKKDFEGSGEMFSDLLDKEPENIEALYGRACCLFRSDDFEASLKDLASMNKLDSKDHRAYHVRGLLRGAEEKYKDAVKDLEKAISLTEENLEAWLDLGGVYLLMKDYDEALRAFEKAIDIDKSCPEGWTGKGMVALMRKEYKKAIEFLSTAIKLDPKNLNAILARADAYLESNKREEGLRDVKKASSIKSEIFKPSPEDGDEMEDDDKDDYDRDEDDDIDEDAELEDVKLDD